Proteins encoded together in one Formosa sp. Hel3_A1_48 window:
- the guaA gene encoding glutamine-hydrolyzing GMP synthase produces MQHDKVLILDFGSQYTQLIARRVRELNIYCEIHPYNKIPTSIEAYKAVVLSGSPQSVRGDDALHPDLSKIRAKKPLLAVCYGAQYLAHFSGGNVAPSNTREYGRANLSFVHDNDPFFMGISIGSQVWMSHSDTIKTLPTNGVLLASTHDVEHAAYKIEGETTYAIQFHPEVYHSTDGKQLLQNFLVDIAGLEQDWTPDSFVDETVADLKVKLQKDKVVLGLSGGVDSTVAAILLNKAIGDNLYCIFVNNGLLRKNEFSSVLKQYEGMGLNVKGVDASARFLDALAGVDDPELKRKAIGRVFIEVFDDEAHLIKDVKWLAQGTIYPDVIESVSATGGPSATIKSHHNVGGLPDFMKLKVVEPLKALFKDEVRRVGASMGIDAQLLGRHPFPGPGLAIRILGDITAEKVRILQDVDAIFINGLREWGLYDKVWQAGAMLLPVNSVGVMGDERTYEKCVALRAVESTDGMTADWVNLPYEFLQKTSNDIINKVKGVNRVVYDISSKPPATIEWE; encoded by the coding sequence ATGCAACACGATAAGGTATTAATTCTCGATTTTGGATCTCAATATACACAACTCATTGCACGCCGTGTAAGAGAGTTGAACATTTACTGTGAAATCCATCCCTACAACAAAATTCCAACCTCAATAGAGGCCTACAAAGCAGTCGTGCTTTCAGGCAGTCCACAGTCTGTACGTGGCGATGATGCGCTACACCCCGATTTGTCGAAAATCCGTGCAAAAAAACCGCTTTTAGCGGTCTGCTATGGAGCACAGTATTTGGCTCATTTTTCAGGAGGTAATGTAGCACCATCAAATACACGTGAATATGGCCGTGCAAATTTATCTTTTGTTCATGACAACGATCCTTTTTTTATGGGCATATCTATAGGCAGTCAAGTTTGGATGAGTCATAGTGATACCATCAAAACATTACCTACTAATGGTGTATTGTTGGCCAGCACTCATGATGTAGAGCATGCAGCTTATAAAATAGAGGGTGAAACGACATACGCCATACAATTCCATCCAGAAGTATATCATTCTACCGATGGAAAGCAATTGCTGCAAAACTTTTTAGTGGATATAGCAGGTCTAGAACAAGACTGGACACCTGATTCTTTTGTGGATGAGACTGTAGCTGATCTGAAAGTTAAATTACAAAAAGACAAAGTTGTTTTAGGGCTTTCTGGTGGTGTAGATTCAACTGTTGCAGCTATTTTATTGAACAAAGCAATAGGAGATAATCTGTATTGTATTTTTGTTAATAATGGATTACTGCGCAAAAATGAGTTCAGTAGCGTTCTCAAACAATACGAAGGAATGGGGCTGAATGTTAAAGGGGTTGATGCCTCGGCTCGTTTTTTAGATGCTTTGGCAGGAGTAGATGATCCAGAACTGAAACGCAAAGCCATTGGTAGAGTATTTATTGAAGTTTTTGATGACGAGGCCCATTTGATCAAAGATGTTAAATGGTTGGCTCAAGGCACAATTTACCCAGATGTTATTGAAAGTGTTTCAGCAACTGGGGGACCTAGTGCAACCATAAAAAGTCACCACAATGTCGGGGGCTTACCTGATTTCATGAAACTTAAAGTCGTAGAGCCGCTGAAAGCTTTATTTAAAGACGAGGTGCGTCGTGTTGGCGCTTCAATGGGAATAGATGCTCAATTGTTGGGACGTCATCCCTTTCCTGGACCTGGCTTAGCAATTCGGATTTTGGGCGATATTACCGCTGAAAAAGTCCGTATTTTGCAGGATGTTGATGCGATTTTCATCAATGGTTTACGCGAATGGGGGCTGTATGATAAAGTTTGGCAAGCAGGCGCAATGTTATTGCCTGTAAACAGTGTTGGTGTGATGGGTGATGAGCGGACCTATGAAAAATGTGTTGCTTTGCGAGCCGTTGAAAGCACTGATGGGATGACTGCAGATTGGGTTAATTTACCTTATGAGTTTTTACAAAAAACTTCCAATGATATCATCAACAAAGTAAAAGGAGTTAATAGAGTAGTATACGATATCAGCTCTAAGCCTCCAGCAACTATTGAATGGGAATAA